From Pseudoalteromonas sp. Scap06:
AAACACAGCGGTTGAGGTGATTAATACCCAAAATAGAATCGTTTTTATTATTAGTTTCATATTGTTAAAATAGATTAGTAGTTAGTTTAAGTTTATAACATTATAAATAGAGCGAAAAAACCTTAATGGATGAATTAATCATTCTACTCTTTTTGGAGTTTTTCACCTGACATCTTATACAGCCATGTAACCGTTTATGGAAAAAGGTTGGTAGACTATGGGTTATAAAGTCGCGCCCTGGTACTTTGAATTTGTGATAGTAGGCATTGCCGTTTCAACAATTGGGCTAATGCGATTGTTTAGAGCATTTTGGGGTGTCGGGATAAAAAGAAAGCGCTAGTTAGGAGCTAGAGCTTTTACTTTATAGTTCATGGCATATAGATATTTTTAGCTATTAACTAGAATCCTATATTTAACTAAATCGACATGACTATATAGATTTTTGACACCTTTACCCTCTTCAATGAATCCTACTTCATCGAGGTGTATGCCTGCTGTATTACCTTCTATTACGCGCCCTTTAGCAACCAATACATCATTCTTCATTAGAGATATGATTTTATTATTAAGTTCACCATTCTTATATTCCATTACATTTTCCTTTTTTGATTGAAGATGCAACATATCAGATTAGTCGACATTATAAAAAATAAGATACTTACGTAACCTTAGAAACTTGCGCTGTGCTAATAAGAAGTATGACACCTAATAATAGTTATTTGTTATGCACAAAATGACAGTGTATTTTATTAACGATTAGTGGTTATTATAGCGCGGGTTACTTGTCCAAATTGCGAAGCTAAAGCAACAATTACGTCACGCAAAAAGCAAAGCGCCCATGTGGTTAATTTATATTGCTCGTGTACTAACACTAAAGAGTGCGGGGCTACGTTCCGTATTACCCAATCGTTTGATCACTTCTTAAACCCGCCTTGTAAAACCACTGCGCAATTAGCAGCATCGCTTATTAAAAACCTACCGCGTGAAGAACAATTAGAATTAATTGGTCTATAAACTAAATTCCACACCTGATTACCGTTCAAAATTTCCAATTTTTCAAGTATGTATAAAAAAATAGCAATCAATGATGATTAAAAAAGCAACTAGATTTATTTTTTAAAAGCGTAAATTTAATCTTTCCTTAGTTGATTTTCATTATTATAAATGCTAACCAACAGTATCAGGTTAATACCTACTAACACAAATACGATATCCCAAAGTTATCCACAATGAGAGCGTTTTCTGTCCCTTGCAAAAGATCCTTAATCACATTATCTTGGTGTTGAAGCTGAGATTATCACTACATCTTGTGGTGTTCTTCAGTGGAGGGACTAACACCATACGCCAATATGGTGTTAGTAAAGTCACTTGCTGAGATTCCAGCAAACGCTTATTTGTACGAAAACAGCGTAACGTATTCTGAAATTATCGGCAAGTTAGTTTTATATTTTTTGGAGGGTAAAAAGTTGAAATTCAGCTTATCCTTAGAAATTTCGGAACGAGCAATTATTAATGTTACACACCTAATAATTGCAATCTGTAGCTTGCTAGCAATGTAATTATAAAGGGCTAAAGAAATTTAGCCCTTTATGTTTTCCTTATCTTTATATGATCTTTTCTCTGGAACTGGTGGTTTTTTTAGGTTTAACAACTGAGTTATACACCCGGTTGCGGCGTTTAACGTTTGTGTTTTTTCTTTTAGGTCGGGTACCTTTTTAGCTAACCACTTTGCTGCAATATCTGCCATTGTGGGTAAGCCCTTGGCATTGTTTCGCATGAGTTTAAGTTCTAGGCGTGGGTCTTTATCTTGGCTTAACCAATTTTGAAATAATGGGATATAGTCTTGCACTTCTTTAATGCTAAGCCTCGGATAACGCCCTAGCGTAATAATTACCTGTTTACCACCTACACGACAACGGTAGTGCTAAGTGATAGTCCCCTTAGCAGATACCCTTACACTTAAACTATCTCTATGCGATAATACACACGGTGTTTGATTTTTGCCTAGCAGCTTTATTATTTTCGTTTAACTGGTTGCCATTTAATTTTTTATACACAGTTAGCAAAAAATTTATACGCGAATTTATACACACCATGCAAATATTAAAGTGCTTTCTAAAATAGACAATAAATAACAAAAGCAAATAAAACCCACGAATATATAGGGCTTAAAGAAAGAATGAGCGAACCAACATACTACGAAAACCAAGCAACAATCTATTGGCACGACTACGAAACTTGGGGAGCAAGCCCGCAAAAGGATAAGCCGAGTCAGTTTGCCGGTGTACGCACCGATCTTGATTTAAATATTATTGGCGAGCCGCTTATTGAGTACTGTAAGCCACAAGCGGATTATTTACCGCATCCTGAAGCGTGTTTAATTACCGGTATTACCCCACAAGTGGCGATGCAAAAAGGCTTAGTTGAGGCTGAATTTATTGCTAAAATTCATGCAGAATTTAGCGTACCCAATACCTGTGTAGCTGGTTATAACAGTATTCGCTTTGATGATGAAGTAAGCCGATATAGCTTTTATCGTAACTTTTACGACCCGTACGAGCGTGAATATAAAAACAATAACAGCCGTTGGGATATCATAGATTTAGTGCGTGCCTGCTATGCGCTGCGCCCTGAGGGTATTGAATGGCCATTAAAAGAAGATGGCAGCCCTAGCTTTAAGCTTGAGCATTTAACCGTCGCTAATGGTATTGAACATGCCGCTGCGCACGACGCACTAAGTGATGTAACGGCCACCATTGCACTGGCAAAGCTAATTAAAGAGAAGCAGCCTAAACTGTACCAATTCTTTTTTAGTCTTCGCGGTAAAAAAGCACTCGCTGAAATGGTTGATGTGTTTAATATGACCCCATTAGTGCACACCTCGTCTCGTATTCCAGCAACACAAGGTTGTACCACTTGGGTAGCACCTATGAGTTTTCACCCGGTAAATAAAAACGCGGTTATTTGTTTTGATTTAACCCAAAACCCACAGGTATTACTTGATTTAAATGTAGAGCAATTACGCAAGCGTTTATACACCAAACGTATAGATTTAGCAGAGGGTGATTTACCGGTAGGTTTAAAATTAGTGCATTTAAACAAGTGCCCTATTTTAGCACCTGCTAAAACGCTACTGCCTGAAAACGCTGCTCGCTTGGGTATTGACCGTGAACAATGCTTGGCTAATTTAGCCATTTTAAAAGCCAATACCGAGCTACGTGATAAAGTCACTGAGGTATTTAATGAGCAAGGCGATTACAGCGCGACCACGAACGTAGATTACTTATTATATGATGGCTTTACTAGCCATGCTGATAAAGCTAAATTTGCGATTATTCGTGATGCAAAACCTGAAGACTTGGCAAGTTTAAAGCTTGAATTTGAAGATCCTAAATTTAATACTTTGTTGTTTAGATACCGCGCCCGTAACTGGCCACAAACGCTAAACCAACAAGAGCTTGATCAATGGCGTCAATATTGTCAAAGCAAGTTAATGCATGGCGAAGATCAACCCTCAATCAGCGCACAAGATTTTATGATCACCCTTGAAAACCTAGCGCACGAGCATGATGACAGCGAAAAAAATCTTACAATTTTAAAAGCCTTATACAATTACGCGCAAAGCATGTAATTTGCTTTAGTGTATATAACCCATGAAAAACGCGACCCTTTAGCAAAAAGTGTCGCGTTTTTTGTTACTAGGTAAAAAACCAAAAAACTATCCCAACAAGAGAGGTAAATGAGAAAACATAAAACCAACATTCTTTTTTTAGGTGTATCACTTTCTCTAAAAGCGCAGCGCCTCTTAGCCTCTTTGTGAACAGTTTACTTTTACCAATTACATTACTTTTTATGTAGTGCTTCAATACGCGCTAATAAGCTTGAGGTATCGTATCGACCGCCACCAAGAGCCTGCACATCGGCGTAGTATTGATCGACCGTTGCAGTCATTGGCAGCGTTGCACCATTATTTTTAGCTTCATCAAGGGCAATGCCTAAATCTTTACGCATCCAATCTACAGCAAAACCAAACTCGTACTCGCCTGCCCACATTGTTTTGTAGCGGTTTTCCATTTGCCACGAACCAGCTGCGCCTTTAGAAATGGTTTCTATTACTTTTTCGCCATCAAGCCCTGCTTGTTTAGCAAAATGTAAGCCCTCAGCTAATCCTTGCACTACACCTGCAATACAAATTTGGTTAACCATTTTACATAATTGCCCTGAGCCCGCTTCGCCTAAAAGCTGACTAAAACGGCTAAATGCACTCATGATAGGTTGTGCTTTAGCAAATACCGCTTCGTTACCACCCGCCATTACGGTTAATACCCCATTTTCAGCGCCAGCTTGACCGCCCGATACTGGCGCATCAATAAAGTCGATATGCTGTAAAGCTGCTTTTGCCGCTACTTCACGTGCCACTTCTGCTGAGGTAGTTGTGTGGTCAATTAAAATTGTGTTTTCGTGCATACCTGCTAGCACACCGTCATTGCCGTATACTACTGAACGTAAATCGTCGTCATTACCTACACACATAAATACCATATCGGCATCGCTTGCTGCCTCACGCGGAGTAGGTGCAAAGCTGCCGTCAAAATCTTCGACCCATTTTTGTGCTTTAGCCACCGTGCGGTTATAAACACATACGTTGTGCCCTGCTTTTGCTAAATGCCCTGCCATTGGGTAACCCATTACGCCTAAACCTATAAATGCAATTTTAACTGACATAAAAATGACCTATTTAACTGATAACTTAGAAACATAAGCTCGATTATGTCAATCGGCCGCTAAAAAAGCGAATGAAAGTCTTTTAAAATTTCCCGCATAAGGAAATTAGGTAGGTAACCTATGGATAGCATTTATCAATTTAACGCACAACTTTGTAATAACAGTGATTTTCCTTTGAGCCAGTTAAAAGGAAAAACGGTTCTTATTGTAAATACAGCAAGCAAATGTCATTTTTCGGCGCAATTATGTGCGCTTGAAAAGCTATACCAACAATACAAAAGCGATGGGTTTACTATTTTAGCCTTTCCATGCAATCAGTTTGATAAAAACGAACCATTAGAGGGCATGGCAATAAAAGACTACTATCAAAAACACTTTGCAATTAATTTTGAAGTCTTTGATAAGGTTATGGTGAATGGCCCAGATACACACCCCTTGTTTAGTTATTTAAAATCACATACGCGTGGAATTGCACAAAACCGTGCCATAAAGTGGAACTTCACTAAGTTTTTAATTAATGCTCAAGGACAACTAATTGCGCGCTATGCGCCGCGCACTAAACCAGAGTCATTACACAGCGTAATAACAAGCAGTTTAGGGTCAACGCAGATTATAAAAACAGCAAACACTCGTTTTGGTTAGGCATCTATAATAAAAATGGTTTATGGTAGATGTAACTAGGCTTGGTTTTCACTTAGCCCACTAAGTTAGTAGGATAGTAATAAATGAAAATTGCTTTTTTTAGTGCTCAAAAATACGAGCGGCCTTTTTTTGAACAAAGCTTAACTGGCTTTTCTAACATCGCTATTACCTATTTTGAGCAAAGTTTATCGGCGCACACTGCGGTTTTAGCTAAAGAATTTGATGCGGTATGCGTATTTGTAAACGATTCGGTAGATAAAGCGGTTATTGAGCAACTGGCTATATTTGGGGTTAACACCATTTTACTGCGCTGTGCGGGTTTTAATAATGTAGATTTAGCCGCTGCTAAACAGCATGGTATGCGTGTTCTGCGCGTTCCGGCTTACAGCCCTGAGGCAGTCGCAGAGCATTGTATTGCACTTATGCTTACGCTTAGCCGTAAAACCCATAAAGCTTATAACCGCGTACGTGAAGACAATTTTGACTTAAACGGCTTACTTGGATTTAACTTACATAATAAAACGGTGGGTATTATTGGCTGCGGTAAAATTGGCCAAGCATTGTGTAATATATTAACCGGTTTCGGCGCTCACATTTTAGTGTGCGATCCTAATGCACAAGCTGGTAATTACACAATTACTGATTTAAACACCTTGCTTACACAAAGCGATATCATTTCTTTGCATTGCCCGTTAAACGAGCACACCCATCATTTAATTGACGATGACGCATTTGCAGCGATGAAAACAGGAGTTATGCTAATAAACACCTCGCGCGGTGCATTGGTTAATAGTAAAGCGTGTATTAAGGCACTTAAATCACAAAAACTAGGTTATTTAGGGCTTGATGTGTACGAGCAAGAATCAGAGCTGTTTTTTAAAAACCACAGCGACGATATAAACCAAGACGATATTTTCTCTCGCTTGGTAAGCTTTAAAAATGTATTGATCACCGGCCATCAAGGCTTTTTTACTCAAGAAGCGCTTACAGAAATTGCCAATATCACCTTACAAAATGCATTTGAGGTTACTCAAGGAAATAGCTTAACAAACGAAGTGCTATAGCGCGGCTAAACAAAAAGCAAAAAAGCGAACAAAATATAGTGTTCGCTTTTTTTGTTATCAATAACACATGAGTTGTTGTATTCTAGCCAAACGCAACGTTTGCAAATACTAAGGTCATTAGCACTGGGCAGACAAAACGAATGTACTGAGCAAACCAATAATGTGCACCAGAACTTGCTTGATGAAGCTTATTACCACGCTGCCATAACCAGCCCACTGTAATAAAATAAAACAGTCCCATCAACGGGAGTTGGTATTGGGTAAATACCATAATAACCAAACCAAATAGCCAATCAAAATTAACAATAATAGTACTGGCACAAACAAATACAATGGCGCTAACGGCCCATGTAGCTTTGGTTCTATCAACACGGTGGTTTTCTACTAAAAAAGCCACCGGAATTTCAGTCGATGAAATGGTTGATGTAACTGAAGCAATCGACATCAACACAAAAAATAGTAAGCCAACCAATAAACCAATTTCACCCATGGTGCCAAATAACTCAGGTAATATGGCAAAAATAAGCTGCCCTTCACCAATTAGCTTGCCGTTGCTAAATACTTCAACGCCATTGAACTGCGCCACATATATAGCCGGTATAATTAATAGTCCAGCTAAAAATGCCACGCTGGTGTCGAGTAACGCAACACTTGCAGTCAATTTTGGTAAGTTAGCACCGGGCTTTAAATAAGAGCCATAAATCATCATACAGCCCACACCCAGTGATAATGAGAAAAACGCTTGCCCCATTGCGGCAATAATTAAATCGGGGTCGAGTATTTTACTAAAGTCAGGCACTAAATAGGCCGCAAACCCTTCGCTGGCACCCTCTAAGGTAGCAATGTAAGCAATTAGGCCAACGAGTAAAACAAGTAATAATGGCATTAAACGGCGCGACCAGGTTTCAATTCCTGATTTAACACCTTTTAAAATAATGCTAGCGGTTAAAATAAGCATCAGCGGCGTAAATATAAAATTACGTAGCATAGAGTCGCTATGTAAAAACTCACTCAAGCTCTGCACACCTAAAAAGGTGGTTATAGGCTCTATGGCGTAAGAAAGCATCCAACCTGCCACTATTGAATAAAAGCTTAACATGACAATTGCGCCAGCTAAGCCTATATAACCTGCAGCAGCGCCTACTTTAGGCGCATGGTCTTGCCATGCTTGGCCTAAGGCTTTAACCGGATTAGCTTGGGCTTTGTAGCCTAAATACAGCTCGGTGTATAACGCGGGAAGCGCTAGCAAAAAAATAACAATAAAGTACACCAATAAAAATGCGCCGCCACCATGATTAGCAGCCTGTGTAGGAAAACCCCATATATTGCCTAAACCTACCGCAGCACCGGCTGCTGCCAATACAAAACCAAGTCGACTTTGAAAACCATCACGCACTTGTGTCATACACCTACAAATCTGTTATTATTTTATCGAATGTGAATTAAACCATATTTAAGGGCGACTGAGTAATAAAAATGTACTTAGCGCGCATAACAGCAAACAACCGCTCACAAACTATCCAGCTTATAACGATAACTATGTAATCGGTATTCACTTTTAACGAGCAATAATGAGTTCAGCTTACTTCGACAATCAGTTATTACAAACCCCGCTTGCTGAGAATAATAACCACACCATTTTATTATTTGATGCCAGCCAATTGCAGGTTGATGAGCTAACACTTACACAGTTTTTAAGCCCATTTGAATTAAGTGTCATCGCGCGTCGTAAAACGCCCCAAGCAAAGCAAGAATATGTAGCAACGCGGCTGTTACTAAAATATTTAGTCAAAAGTGTATTACCTAGCAGCAGTAATATAACGCTTGATAAAATCAGCTCTGAATTTAATCAACAAACCAGTAAGCTTGAGCTAAATATAAATAACAACCAGGTGTATAGTTGCTGTGTGTCACACTCTCATGGTTTGGTAGGCGTGGCGCTAAATATTGATCATTCGCTATTTGGTTTTGATATAGAAAAAATCAGTTTAAAACGGCCATTTGAAAAACTCGCAAAGCACTTTTATGATGCTGCAGAAGTGGCTCTTATAACTAAGCAACCATGCACAGCTTCTAAAGCGGCGACATTTTTTAGACTTTGGACTTTAAAAGAGGCGTTAGCAAAAGCAACCAGCCGCCCTATTGCCCAGCTATTAAGCCCCAATGTATTTTGTGAGCTTGGCAACTCGCAATTAAGTGCAACTAGTACCGCATTAACAAATGATGTAAACGAGCAGTTTGATATTAGCGTTGTGGCAAAAAAAAGCACCGACTGGCAGTGCTCATTTATCTCATTTGCAGCGTTAAGCAGCAAGCTCGCCTTCAAGTAGTCGGCTATGAATAGCTTGGACCACAGCATCAGACTCACTTTGCTCGACTAAAAAGCACAGGTTGTGTTTACTCGCACCATGGCAAATAAGACGAATGTTAAATTCGCTCAACACCTGCATTAAATTCATTTCGTGCTGACGCAATACAATTTCAGACCCAATAAGTGCTACTAGGGTTAAATTGTTCTCAACCGATACATGGCAAAACTCAGCGAGTTTATCTAAGCATTCTTGATCTAGCTCTGGGCGTGATGCATTAGGCGCGTTATCAAGGGTAATAGCTACACTAATTTCAGAGGTAGTAACCAAGTCTACCGAAATATTACATTCACTTAAAATAGTAAAAATACGCGCTAAAAAACCACTCGCTAATAGCATTTCAGGGCTTTTAAGGGTTAATAATATTTGATTTTTACGTTGCGTGACCGCACGAATACCAGGTAGCTGAGATTTTTCTCGTTCAATCCAAGTGCCACCACGCTCTGGCTCTGTGCTTGAGCCAACAAACACATTTATATGGCTGCGACTGGCTGGCAAAATTGTAGCCGGATGCAGCACTTTAGCGCCAAAAGTGGCCATTTCTGCCGCTTCATCAAAGCTTAAACGCGCAATAGGTGTGGCTTTTACACACAAACGCGGATCGGTGCTAAAAATACCCACTACGTCGGTCCAAATATGCACACTTTTAGCGTTAATTGCTTCAGCTAACAAGGCGGCACTGTAATCAGAGCCACCGCGACCTAGTGTGGTAGTTACATTGTTTTCATCGCTGCCAATAAAGCCCTGAGTAACAATTACATTGTTCTCTAGTAAAGGAATTAAATGCTCTTTAGCTGCAAGCGCTGTGGCGGCTACATTAGGCGTGGCTTTACCAAATTGGCTATCGGTTTTAAGCACCTGGCGAACATCAAAACGCTGCGAATTTAAGCCCTTTAAGCGCAATACTTGAGTAAATAAATACGACGATAAACGCTCGCCAAAGCTGAGTAACTCATCGTGTTGCTTCTCTGTTGTCAGTATTTGATGTGCCAGTGTTTGGAAGTCATCGAGGGTGTTATTAAAACCAAGCGCTAAATCATCATCTAGGGTCAGATCAGTTAAAATTGCCTGCTGAATAGCAAGTACACCGTCAACATGCTGTTGACGTTCAGCGGCATCAATATCGGCTTTGCAAAGTGCCACCAAGTGATTAGTTACACCGGCGCTGGCGCTCACTGCAACAATTCGAACGCTGTTATCGTTTACAATGATTTCGCTACAACGGCTCATCGCCTCAAAGTTAGCAACGCTGGTGCCACCAAATTTGGCAACAATGTAATCTGATTTTGTGCACTGTGAACTTTGTGGCACTGATTGGGTAGTCATTTCGTCTCCTTTCGCGGCATCCAAACCGCAATAAAACAAGAAGAACTTGGCAGGAAATAAAGATAAGAAAAATCTACTGCCAGAAGCTCTCCACCTAAATTGGTGACAGTTTTGAGGATTCAGCCCCATAAACCGAAAAACAATGGTAACGACCCATTATTTTCCTCGGCGAGTACTTCCCTCCTTAATGGTCGCAGGCTGTCGTTGCCTCACATTAAGTACCTAAGTATCGCACCTCTTCTGAATGTATTATTAACCTGTGGCTAATAAAACAAAACCGCACTAAGAGTGCGGCTTTGAAAGTTATCGTTTAGACGTCTAGCTGTCAAGTCGTTTTATTATAAAATCAAATAAAACTACCCATAAAGTAAGAGCCAGCATAACCAAAGGTGTAACACACTAACAAATACAACGACAAACGAAGGTAACTTGCAAAAGTAAGTTCTTTAACCTTACTCATAGCAATAATACCAGCCGCCGAACCAATGATCAGCATTGAACCACCCACACCGGTTGCATACGTAAACGACAACCAATGCTGTTGACTCATTACAATGTCGGCTTTTAGTAACGCAGCCGTTAGTGGCACGTTATCAACACCGGCCGATAAAATACCCATTAAGTAGTTAGCGTACTCTGGCGCCATCACTGTATACAGGTTTGTAAATTGGCTTAGCACGCCCACTTCTTTTAATGCGCCAACAAGTAATAACACACCTACGAAAAACAGTAAGGTGTCGTACTCTATGTCACGTATAAAGTCGATCATATCTTTATTGATGTCTTTTTTGCGCATTAAAAATTGCGCGACTAAAAACATAATAGACAGGCCGAGTAAAAAGGTAAGTAACGGCGGCACACTATATAAAACACTTAAAGTAAGGGTAGAAATAACGGTAGTGAAGAAAATGACAGCGATAGTAATGTCGGTTTTTTCAATGCGTTTAAATTTAGTCTTTTTAAACTCTAACTGCTTGTTCATACCAATTGATAACAAGGTAGCCAGTAATAATACGCTTAATAATGCAGGCACAATTAACAATAATAAGTGACTAATAGTCACTTTACCATCAAGGAAAATCATTAACGTGGTTACATCACCTGTGATAAGTGAAACACCACCGGAGTTCACTGCAAATACAATTAAGGTGGCGTACTTAACTAGTTTTTTGGCTTCAAGCTTTAATGACATGATAACAGCCAAGGAGATCAGTGTAGCTGTTACATTGTCGGAGATAGACGAAAATACAAATGCAAAACACCCTACCAAAAACATTAGCTTTCGTTCACTAATACTGGTTGGCATTATCCGGTTCACAACATTTTCAATAAGTCCCTTGGAGTTTAAATAGGCAACAAAGGTCATTGCGGCCATTAAAAACAGCCATAAGGAAGCAATTTCTAAAATATTGTGGTCAAGGAGGGTTTGAATCGTTTCAGGGCTTTGCCCATTAAGAGGAAAAATAAAGGAGATAATCCAACAAAGTGTACCAAAAAATAATGTCGTTTTGGCTTTGTTTACGTGAATCACATCCTCAATAACGATAAGCAAGAATGCAATCGCTATCAGCGTCAGGATAATCGAGGAAACCATGATATTAAACAACCTTCGGGTTTAAGTAAAAATTGAAACCATGTAAAAAATAGAGGTACACACTCTATGTGCCTATATTCGGCGCGGATACTATCACTAAGCGAGTGTAAAAACTATTATTAAATCGTCGCAAAAACGAATACCATATAAGTTCAAGAAATATAAAATAACGAATACTAGGATGTTGTAACGCCTTATGATCCCAGCTAAAAAGCTACTTAATACCCTCACTGAGCATTGGGGTGTATTAGAGCTATTATTTAAACGCTTTAAAATGGCCGACTTTAGTATTAAAGATTTACAAAATGCCATAAAACAAAAGCAACCGACGTGGAATAATGAGCGTATTTATAAAGAAACCAATCGGTTATTAAATCAAGAAATCATTATTCCCTTGGCTAAATCGTCACAACTAGAAATTAACCGTGCCATTGCGGACTTTGCTACCTTTTTACTTCAAGAAGAACATTTAGGCTTAGCACAAGAAATTAGTGTATTGGTTGATGATTTAGCTCGCTTAGGTAACCGGCTATCTAATGCCGGTGAAATGGAAGATTTTGATGATTTACGTCGCTTTAGCCGCATTATGGATGATCGGGTTCGTAAAATAATTAAGCTGTTTTTACATAACGAAAACGCCATTTTAAATATTGTTGAGCAAGCCAAATCAAATAACGCGGTGCAATCGCTGCAAAAGCGCTACAAAGCCGTCATAGAAGCGTTTGATGAATATATAGAACCCATGCTAGAAATGGTCGATATTAGAGGCGACTTTCATGCCTGTTTTACTCTAATTGAGCAACAAATTAGCACCCAAATAGAACATATTGAACGCTCAGGCAAGGCGTACAGTGATAAACGTATGCTTGAGCAATTACGTACTCGTATTCTCGAAATGCATCTAGTTGGCCGGACAAGCTTACGTAAAAGTGCCGATATGCTAATGCCACTGCGTGAAGAGTTGCGCCGTAATAACCTTATTACCCGCCAAGCGGCAAAAGTATTAGGGCTAATTCGTAAAAACGGGGTGGATAATATGCTCAGCGCCGTGCAACCCCATTTTGTAAGCGATGCGCAAAAGTATTCATTGGGTCAACAGCGTCATATTGTTGCCTATATGGCAAGCTTAGCTGAGTTTGAACACCACGAATATCAGCTACCAGAACAAAATGATGTGCCCGCGTTTGTCACGCCAAACATTCCTGACTATCACGATGTAAAAGCGCAATTTACCAAACGCTTTAAAAAGCAGCGTAAAAAACCACAGCCTTTGCTGCAATTTTTAGATGAAAGCTATCCTGAGCTTGAAGCCGATGAAATGCTGTTTTTGTATCAAAAGTTGGTAAGCGATAGCACCCTAGAAATTAGCCAAAGCGATAAAAAAGCCCGCGTTAACATTGCAGGCCAGCACTTTAATTTATATCCCTTTAATTCAGAGCCTCAGGCTGATAAAGCCGAGCACGAGTAATCACCATGACCCATATAAACTTAGATGAGCTTTCTCACTTACAAGCCATTAATAAAAAATTAGTCGCCGGTTACCACATTTGCGAACAAGACACCGTAATGTGGCAAGAGCTTGACCAACAAATAGACGCTTATACTGCCTTATTTACAG
This genomic window contains:
- a CDS encoding 4'-phosphopantetheinyl transferase superfamily protein — encoded protein: MSSAYFDNQLLQTPLAENNNHTILLFDASQLQVDELTLTQFLSPFELSVIARRKTPQAKQEYVATRLLLKYLVKSVLPSSSNITLDKISSEFNQQTSKLELNINNNQVYSCCVSHSHGLVGVALNIDHSLFGFDIEKISLKRPFEKLAKHFYDAAEVALITKQPCTASKAATFFRLWTLKEALAKATSRPIAQLLSPNVFCELGNSQLSATSTALTNDVNEQFDISVVAKKSTDWQCSFISFAALSSKLAFK
- the sbcB gene encoding exodeoxyribonuclease I: MSEPTYYENQATIYWHDYETWGASPQKDKPSQFAGVRTDLDLNIIGEPLIEYCKPQADYLPHPEACLITGITPQVAMQKGLVEAEFIAKIHAEFSVPNTCVAGYNSIRFDDEVSRYSFYRNFYDPYEREYKNNNSRWDIIDLVRACYALRPEGIEWPLKEDGSPSFKLEHLTVANGIEHAAAHDALSDVTATIALAKLIKEKQPKLYQFFFSLRGKKALAEMVDVFNMTPLVHTSSRIPATQGCTTWVAPMSFHPVNKNAVICFDLTQNPQVLLDLNVEQLRKRLYTKRIDLAEGDLPVGLKLVHLNKCPILAPAKTLLPENAARLGIDREQCLANLAILKANTELRDKVTEVFNEQGDYSATTNVDYLLYDGFTSHADKAKFAIIRDAKPEDLASLKLEFEDPKFNTLLFRYRARNWPQTLNQQELDQWRQYCQSKLMHGEDQPSISAQDFMITLENLAHEHDDSEKNLTILKALYNYAQSM
- a CDS encoding NAD(P)-dependent oxidoreductase gives rise to the protein MSVKIAFIGLGVMGYPMAGHLAKAGHNVCVYNRTVAKAQKWVEDFDGSFAPTPREAASDADMVFMCVGNDDDLRSVVYGNDGVLAGMHENTILIDHTTTSAEVAREVAAKAALQHIDFIDAPVSGGQAGAENGVLTVMAGGNEAVFAKAQPIMSAFSRFSQLLGEAGSGQLCKMVNQICIAGVVQGLAEGLHFAKQAGLDGEKVIETISKGAAGSWQMENRYKTMWAGEYEFGFAVDWMRKDLGIALDEAKNNGATLPMTATVDQYYADVQALGGGRYDTSSLLARIEALHKK
- a CDS encoding sodium-dependent transporter, with the protein product MTQVRDGFQSRLGFVLAAAGAAVGLGNIWGFPTQAANHGGGAFLLVYFIVIFLLALPALYTELYLGYKAQANPVKALGQAWQDHAPKVGAAAGYIGLAGAIVMLSFYSIVAGWMLSYAIEPITTFLGVQSLSEFLHSDSMLRNFIFTPLMLILTASIILKGVKSGIETWSRRLMPLLLVLLVGLIAYIATLEGASEGFAAYLVPDFSKILDPDLIIAAMGQAFFSLSLGVGCMMIYGSYLKPGANLPKLTASVALLDTSVAFLAGLLIIPAIYVAQFNGVEVFSNGKLIGEGQLIFAILPELFGTMGEIGLLVGLLFFVLMSIASVTSTISSTEIPVAFLVENHRVDRTKATWAVSAIVFVCASTIIVNFDWLFGLVIMVFTQYQLPLMGLFYFITVGWLWQRGNKLHQASSGAHYWFAQYIRFVCPVLMTLVFANVAFG
- a CDS encoding ogr/Delta-like zinc finger family protein; the encoded protein is MVIIARVTCPNCEAKATITSRKKQSAHVVNLYCSCTNTKECGATFRITQSFDHFLNPPCKTTAQLAASLIKNLPREEQLELIGL
- a CDS encoding 2-hydroxyacid dehydrogenase; translated protein: MKIAFFSAQKYERPFFEQSLTGFSNIAITYFEQSLSAHTAVLAKEFDAVCVFVNDSVDKAVIEQLAIFGVNTILLRCAGFNNVDLAAAKQHGMRVLRVPAYSPEAVAEHCIALMLTLSRKTHKAYNRVREDNFDLNGLLGFNLHNKTVGIIGCGKIGQALCNILTGFGAHILVCDPNAQAGNYTITDLNTLLTQSDIISLHCPLNEHTHHLIDDDAFAAMKTGVMLINTSRGALVNSKACIKALKSQKLGYLGLDVYEQESELFFKNHSDDINQDDIFSRLVSFKNVLITGHQGFFTQEALTEIANITLQNAFEVTQGNSLTNEVL
- a CDS encoding glutathione peroxidase; the protein is MDSIYQFNAQLCNNSDFPLSQLKGKTVLIVNTASKCHFSAQLCALEKLYQQYKSDGFTILAFPCNQFDKNEPLEGMAIKDYYQKHFAINFEVFDKVMVNGPDTHPLFSYLKSHTRGIAQNRAIKWNFTKFLINAQGQLIARYAPRTKPESLHSVITSSLGSTQIIKTANTRFG